A single region of the Kineosporiaceae bacterium SCSIO 59966 genome encodes:
- a CDS encoding UDP-N-acetylmuramoyl-L-alanyl-D-glutamate--2,6-diaminopimelate ligase, which produces MPTPARRSDHGSPGLPRPARVPGRTLADLADSVGAVLRPGTAGDTVVHGVTLDSRQVRPGDLYAALPGARAHGADFAAQAAAAGAVAAVTDLAGVQRVGGAGLPALVVADPRAVLGALAADVYGRPAADLLLLGVTGTNGKTTTVHLLDAALRAAGRRTGLVGTVEVRVGDERVPSSRTTPESPDVHALLAVMRERGVTACSMEVSSHALALHRVDGVVYDVAAFTNLSQDHLDFHRDMADYYAAKATLFTPARSRRGVVCVDDEWGRRLARQAAVPVVTVTTRPDADADWTAGPGQPDPSGTTTAFTLRHRDGRRHRLVSPLPGDFNVANTALAFVVLLEAGLDPEAAAAGLAGAPGVPGRMEPVRTGAPGEPLALVDYAHTPDALAAALRALRPATPGRLVVVLGAGGDRDPGKRPAMGEAAARGADLVVVTDDNPRSEDPATIRAAVLQGARAAGGADVLEVPDRAEAVAVALAATTGPQDTVLLAGKGHESGQEVDGTVHPFDDRVVLRAALAARAAVAPEAGR; this is translated from the coding sequence GTGCCGACCCCCGCCCGGAGGTCCGACCACGGGAGCCCCGGCCTGCCCCGGCCGGCCCGCGTCCCGGGGCGCACCCTCGCCGACCTCGCCGACTCCGTGGGCGCCGTGCTCCGGCCGGGCACGGCCGGTGACACCGTCGTGCACGGGGTCACCCTGGACTCCCGGCAGGTCCGCCCCGGGGACCTGTACGCGGCCCTGCCCGGCGCCCGGGCGCACGGCGCCGACTTCGCCGCGCAGGCCGCGGCCGCCGGTGCCGTGGCCGCGGTCACCGATCTCGCCGGGGTGCAGCGGGTGGGCGGCGCCGGGCTGCCCGCCCTCGTCGTGGCCGACCCGCGGGCCGTGCTCGGCGCCCTCGCCGCCGACGTCTACGGGCGCCCGGCGGCGGACCTGCTGCTGCTCGGCGTCACCGGGACGAACGGGAAGACCACCACCGTCCACCTGCTCGACGCCGCCCTGCGCGCCGCCGGCCGCCGCACCGGTCTGGTCGGCACCGTCGAGGTCCGGGTCGGCGACGAGCGGGTGCCCAGCTCGCGGACCACCCCGGAGTCGCCGGACGTGCACGCCCTGCTCGCCGTCATGCGCGAGCGCGGCGTCACCGCCTGCTCGATGGAGGTGTCCAGCCACGCCCTGGCCCTGCACCGCGTGGACGGCGTCGTGTACGACGTCGCCGCCTTCACCAACCTGTCCCAGGACCACCTGGACTTCCACCGGGACATGGCCGACTACTACGCCGCCAAGGCCACGCTGTTCACCCCGGCGCGGTCCCGGCGCGGCGTCGTGTGCGTCGACGACGAGTGGGGACGCCGGCTGGCCCGCCAGGCGGCCGTCCCGGTCGTGACGGTGACGACCCGGCCGGACGCCGACGCGGACTGGACGGCCGGACCGGGGCAGCCGGACCCCTCCGGGACCACCACCGCGTTCACCCTCCGGCACCGCGACGGACGCCGGCACCGGCTCGTCAGCCCCCTGCCCGGCGACTTCAACGTGGCCAACACCGCCCTGGCGTTCGTCGTCCTGCTCGAGGCGGGCCTGGACCCCGAGGCGGCGGCGGCCGGGCTCGCCGGCGCCCCCGGCGTGCCGGGCCGGATGGAACCGGTGCGCACCGGTGCCCCCGGGGAGCCGCTGGCGCTCGTCGACTACGCCCACACCCCCGACGCCCTGGCCGCCGCGCTGCGGGCGCTGCGCCCCGCCACACCCGGCCGGCTCGTCGTCGTCCTCGGCGCGGGCGGGGACCGGGACCCCGGCAAGCGCCCGGCGATGGGTGAGGCCGCGGCCCGCGGGGCCGACCTCGTCGTCGTCACCGACGACAACCCGCGCTCGGAGGACCCGGCGACCATCCGGGCGGCCGTGCTGCAGGGGGCGCGCGCCGCCGGTGGGGCCGACGTCCTCGAGGTCCCCGACCGCGCCGAGGCGGTCGCCGTCGCGCTCGCCGCGACCACCGGCCCGCAGGACACGGTGCTCCTCGCCGGCAAGGGCCACGAGAGCGGTCAGGAGGTGGACGGGACGGTGCACCCGTTCGACGACCGGGTCGTGCTGCGGGCGGCCCTCGCGGCCCGGGCCGCCGTGGCGCCGGAGGCGGGCCGGTGA
- a CDS encoding UDP-N-acetylmuramoyl-tripeptide--D-alanyl-D-alanine ligase, producing the protein MIPLTLAEVADAVGGRLAGGAAPDSVVTGPVVVDSRQAAPGALFVALPGQRADGHDFAAAAVGQGAVAVLAERELDVPCVVVGSGTGALGALARAVVDRLTAPRPGSAPGLDVVALTGSSGKTSTKDLLAAVLGAAGPTVAPSGSFNNEVGVPLTVLRADEQTRFLVVEMGARGVGHIAHLCQVVPPRVGVVLNVGSAHLSEFGSREGTARAKGELVEALPPARRGGVAVLNADDDLVARMATRTTAAVHWFGESARATIRAQDVDLDAGRPVLTLVTPAGSAPVRLRLYGEHQVPNALAAATVALALGLELPAVAEALSAAEPASRYRMEVTERPDGVTVINDAYNANPESVRAALKALVAIGRGRRTWAVLGEMLELGESSAAEHDAVGRLAVRLDVSRLVAVGAGARAVHTGAAHEGSWGEESLAVPDVAAAEALLAEELRPGDVVLVKASNAVGLHALGERLAAGGHRPDDAGEVVR; encoded by the coding sequence GTGATCCCGCTGACCCTCGCCGAGGTCGCCGACGCCGTCGGCGGCCGGCTCGCCGGCGGCGCCGCCCCCGACAGCGTCGTCACCGGCCCGGTCGTCGTCGACTCCCGGCAGGCCGCACCGGGGGCGCTGTTCGTGGCGCTGCCCGGCCAGCGCGCCGACGGGCACGACTTCGCCGCCGCGGCGGTCGGCCAGGGCGCCGTCGCCGTGCTCGCCGAGCGCGAGCTCGACGTGCCGTGCGTCGTCGTCGGCTCGGGGACCGGTGCCCTGGGCGCCCTGGCCCGGGCCGTGGTCGACCGGCTCACCGCCCCCCGTCCCGGCAGTGCGCCGGGGCTCGACGTCGTCGCCCTGACCGGTTCCTCCGGCAAGACCTCCACCAAGGACCTGCTGGCCGCGGTGCTCGGGGCCGCCGGCCCCACGGTCGCGCCGTCCGGGTCGTTCAACAACGAGGTCGGCGTCCCGCTGACCGTGCTGCGGGCCGACGAGCAGACCCGCTTCCTCGTCGTCGAGATGGGCGCCCGCGGGGTCGGGCACATCGCCCACCTGTGCCAGGTCGTCCCGCCCCGGGTCGGGGTCGTCCTCAACGTCGGCAGCGCGCACCTGAGCGAGTTCGGCTCCCGGGAGGGCACCGCCCGGGCCAAGGGCGAGCTCGTCGAGGCGCTGCCGCCCGCCCGGCGGGGCGGCGTCGCCGTCCTCAACGCCGACGACGACCTCGTCGCCCGGATGGCGACGCGGACCACCGCCGCGGTCCACTGGTTCGGCGAGTCCGCCCGCGCCACGATCCGCGCGCAGGACGTCGACCTCGACGCCGGCCGCCCGGTCCTCACCCTCGTCACCCCCGCCGGCAGCGCGCCGGTCCGCCTGCGGCTGTACGGCGAGCACCAGGTGCCCAACGCGCTGGCCGCCGCCACCGTCGCGCTCGCCCTCGGCCTGGAGCTGCCCGCCGTCGCCGAGGCGCTGAGCGCCGCGGAGCCGGCCAGCCGCTACCGGATGGAGGTCACCGAGCGCCCCGACGGCGTCACCGTCATCAACGACGCCTACAACGCCAACCCGGAGTCGGTGCGGGCCGCGCTCAAGGCGCTCGTCGCCATCGGCCGCGGCCGGCGGACCTGGGCGGTCCTCGGGGAGATGCTCGAGCTCGGGGAGTCCTCGGCGGCCGAGCACGACGCCGTCGGCCGGCTCGCCGTGCGGCTCGACGTGTCTCGGCTCGTCGCCGTCGGTGCCGGCGCCCGCGCCGTGCACACCGGGGCCGCGCACGAGGGCTCCTGGGGCGAGGAGTCGCTCGCCGTCCCGGACGTCGCCGCGGCCGAGGCGCTGCTCGCCGAGGAGCTGCGCCCGGGCGACGTCGTCCTGGTCAAGGCGTCGAACGCGGTGGGCCTGCACGCCCTCGGTGAGCGCCTGGCCGCCGGCGGGCACCGCCCGGACGACGCCGGCGAGGTGGTCCGGTGA
- a CDS encoding phospho-N-acetylmuramoyl-pentapeptide-transferase, which yields MRTVLGAAGISLLLSLFGTPLYIRFLVKRGYGQFIRDDGPTTHHTKRGTPTMGGAVMIGATVVGYLLAHALTGTGVTASALLVLGLMVGLGFVGFLDDFIKITKQRSLGLRTVPKLVGQSLVAVVFAVLALQFPNEAWRTPASTKISFIRDTNLDLAFAGTFVGMLLFVLWAQLMVAATSNGVNLTDGLDGLATGATAFVAGAYVLIGLWQSNQSCQLVAQAGPNCYEVRDPRDLAVVAAALTGATFGFLWWNASPAKIFMGDTGSLALGGALAGLAITTRTELLLILLGGLFVIITLSVLIQVASFKLTGRRVFRMAPLQHHFELVGWAEVTIVIRFWIIAGLFVALGLGIFYAEWLVRL from the coding sequence GTGAGGACCGTCCTCGGTGCCGCGGGCATCTCGCTGCTGCTGTCCCTGTTCGGCACGCCGCTGTACATCCGCTTCCTCGTCAAGCGGGGCTACGGGCAGTTCATCCGCGACGACGGGCCCACGACGCACCACACGAAGCGCGGCACCCCGACGATGGGCGGTGCCGTGATGATCGGTGCCACCGTCGTCGGCTACCTGCTCGCCCACGCCCTCACCGGCACCGGGGTGACCGCCAGCGCACTGCTCGTCCTGGGCCTCATGGTGGGCCTGGGCTTCGTCGGGTTCCTCGACGACTTCATCAAGATCACCAAGCAGCGCAGCCTCGGCCTGCGGACGGTGCCCAAGCTCGTCGGCCAGTCCCTCGTCGCCGTCGTGTTCGCGGTGCTGGCGCTCCAGTTCCCCAACGAGGCGTGGCGCACCCCGGCCTCGACGAAGATCTCCTTCATCCGGGACACCAACCTCGACCTGGCCTTCGCCGGCACCTTCGTGGGGATGCTGCTGTTCGTGCTGTGGGCCCAGCTCATGGTCGCCGCGACGAGCAACGGGGTGAACCTCACCGACGGTCTCGACGGCCTGGCCACCGGCGCCACCGCGTTCGTCGCCGGCGCCTACGTGCTCATCGGGCTGTGGCAGTCCAACCAGTCCTGCCAGCTCGTCGCCCAGGCCGGCCCGAACTGCTACGAGGTCCGCGACCCCCGGGACCTGGCCGTGGTCGCCGCCGCCCTCACCGGCGCCACGTTCGGCTTCCTGTGGTGGAACGCGTCCCCGGCGAAGATCTTCATGGGTGACACCGGCTCCCTGGCCCTGGGCGGGGCGCTGGCCGGGCTGGCCATCACCACCCGCACCGAGCTGCTGCTCATCCTGCTCGGCGGGCTGTTCGTCATCATCACGCTGTCGGTCCTCATCCAGGTCGCCTCGTTCAAGCTCACCGGCAGACGGGTCTTCCGGATGGCCCCGCTGCAGCACCACTTCGAGCTCGTGGGCTGGGCCGAGGTGACCATCGTGATCCGGTTCTGGATCATCGCCGGGCTGTTCGTGGCCCTCGGGCTGGGGATCTTCTACGCCGAGTGGCTGGTGCGGTTGTGA